In Cicer arietinum cultivar CDC Frontier isolate Library 1 chromosome 7, Cicar.CDCFrontier_v2.0, whole genome shotgun sequence, a single window of DNA contains:
- the LOC101505171 gene encoding transcription factor MYBS1, producing the protein MSSSSGTTWSYDEEKAFENAIAMHWIHEDEDSKETQWENIASCVPNKTMEEVKQHYQVLVDDVSAIEAGHVSFPNYANEETSSSNKDSSSSKATTTSSDKRSSCNFGSGFSGLGHDSKGGLSRSSSEQERRKGIPWTEEEHRLFLLGLDKFGKGDWRSISRNFVISRTPTQVASHAQKYFIRLNSMNRDRRRSSIHDITSVNNGDVASNHHHHQVPITGQHSSTIASSTMSLGQSMKHRVQPHGHMPVGGGLGMYGAPVGHPVAAPPPHMASAVGTPVMLPHPPYVVPLAYPMAPPTMHQ; encoded by the exons ATGTCATCATCAAGTGGAACAACTTGGAGCTATGATGAAGAAAAAGCATTTGAGAATGCCATAGCCATGCATTGGATTCatgaagatgaagattcaaAAGAGACACAATGGGAAAACATTGCTTCATGTGTCCCCAACAAAACCATGGAAGAAGTGAAACAACATTACCAAGTATTGGTAGATGATGTTAGTGCAATTGAGGCAGGACATGTTTCATTTCCAAATTATGCTAATGAAGAAACTTCATCTTCAAATAaagattcttcttcttctaaggCTACCACCACAAGTTCAGATAAGAGATCAAGTTGCAATTTTGGAAGTGGATTTTCTGGTTTGGGACATGACTCCAAAGGAGGATTGTCAAGGTCATCATCTGAACAAGAAAGGAGAAAAGGAATTCCTtggactgaagaagagcataG GCTATTTTTACTTGGTCTAGATAAGTTTGGAAAAGGAGATTGGAGGAGTATTTCAAGGAACTTTGTGATATCTAGGACACCAACACAAGTGGCAAGTCATGCACAAAAGTATTTCATAAGGTTGAATTCAATGAATAGAGATAGAAGGAGGTCAAGTATACATGATATTACTAGTGTAAACAATGGAGATGTAGCTAgtaatcatcatcatcatcaagtaCCAATAACAGGCCAACATAGTAGCACAATTGCTTCAAGCACAATGAGTTTAGGACAATCAATGAAGCATAGAGTTCAGCCTCATGGACATATGCCTGTTGGTGGTGGTTTAGGAATGTATGGAGCACCAGTTGGTCATCCTGTTGCTGCTCCTCCTCCTCATATGGCATCTGCAGTTGGAACTCCTGTTATGCTTCCTCATCCACCTTATGTTGTACCTCTTGCTTATCCAATGGCACCTCCTACAATGCATCAATAA
- the LOC101505485 gene encoding uncharacterized protein produces the protein MSWSRLLKSAQALSAHTFLLCFTLLLLLKLDHHLNCSWWIIFSPLWMFHGIVARGRFSLPAPSAPRNRHWAPCHAVVATPLLIAFELLLCIYLESLYVSGFAAVDLKIVFLPLLTFEIIILIDNFRMCRALMPGDEESMSDEAIWETLPHFWVAISMVFFIAATVFTLLKLSGSVAALGWWDLFINFTIAEFFSFLVCTKWSNPVIHRNSGEPSSSSTTVRYLDWNNGLLVSSEEDQRRARMCSLQDIGGHFLKVPVIVFQVLLCMHLEGTPASAAHIPLPVLFSPLFVLQGAGLLLSVSKFVEKLVLLLRSGAGGGLYFRFSSRAHDCLGFLHHGSRLLGWWSIDEGSREEQARLYHEGASGYNTFSGYPPEIVKKMPKRDLAEEVWRLQAALGEQTEITKYSQQEYERLKNEKVLCRICFEGEISVVLLPCRHRVLCSMCSEKCKKCPICRDSIAERLPVYDV, from the exons ATGAGCTGGAGCAGGCTCTTGAAATCTGCGCAAGCACTCTCTGCACACACTTTTCTCTTGTGTTTTACCCTTTTGCTCCTTCTCAAGCTCGATCATCACCTTAATTGCTCTTGGTG GATAATATTTTCACCTCTTTGGATGTTCCATGGCATTGTGGCTCGAGGAAGGTTTTCATTACCTGCGCCATCAGCTCCACGTAATCGACAT TGGGCGCCGTGCCATGCCGTTGTTGCAACACCATTGCTTATTGCTTTCGAATTGCTTCTTTGTATATACCTTGAGAGCTTATATG TTAGTGGCTTTGCAGCAGTAGATCTGAAGATTGTGTTCCTTCCTTTACTAACATTTGAAATCATTATTCTCATTGACAATTTCAG AATGTGTAGAGCTCTAATGCCTGGGGATGAAGAAAGTATGAGTGATGAAGCAATATGGGAAACTCTTCCT CACTTTTGGGTTGCCATCTCCATGGTGTTTTTCATTGCGGCTACAGTCTTCACACTCCTAAAACTTAGTG GTAGTGTAGCTGCGCTGGGTTGGTGGGACTTATTTATTAACTTCAC TATTGCCGagttcttttcttttcttgtatGTACAAAGTGGTCCAATCCTGTGATTCATAGAAATTCCGGAGAACCCAGTTCTTCTTCAACTACAGTTAGGTATCTTGACTGGAACAATGGTTTACTAGTATCTTCCGAAGAAGATCAACGTCGGGCGAGAATGTGTAGCCTGCAAGACATAGGAGGTCATTTCTTGAAAGTACCAGTTATTGTATTCCAGGTTCTTCTTTGCATGCATTTAGAG GGAACACCTGCTTCTGCTGCACATATACCTCTTCCAGTTCTTTTCTCTCCCCTTTTCGTACTGCAAGGTGCTGGTTTGCTGTTATCTGTATCTAAATTTGTGGAGAAACTCGTGCTTCTTCTGCGAAGTGGAGCTGGTGGAGGactttattttagattttcttctaGAGCTCATGATTGCTTGGGGTTCTTGCACCATGGTTCAAG ATTATTAGGTTGGTGGTCAATTGATGAAGGGAGTCGGGAGGAACAGGCACGCTTGTACCATGAGGGAGCATCTGG GTATAATACGTTCAGTGGTTACCCTCCTGAGATTGTTAAGAAAATGCCTAAAAGGGATCTTGCTGAGGAG GTGTGGAGACTCCAGGCAGCTCTTGGCGAGCAGACAGAAATTACAAAATACAGCCAACAGGAATATGAAAgacttaaaaat GAGAAAGTGTTGTGCCGAATTTGTTTTGAGGGAGAGATTAGCGTCGTACTGCTCCCATGTAGGCATCGCGTCCTTTGCAG CATGTGCTCGGAGAAGTGTAAGAAGTGCCCAATTTGCCGCGACTCTATTGCAGAGCGCTTGCCTGTATATGACGTCTAG